A section of the Candidatus Omnitrophota bacterium genome encodes:
- a CDS encoding translocation/assembly module TamB encodes MLGNRIFRLIFVVIIVLICVGTALVSYFLFITSGSALLTKILLSQYVDSENVSIETIEGNLAQGLKLKDIQLKGFAGLPEESVLKIQQLNVSFRPIKFDTLNLDIENARLYLPYSDPIVLFASYKKVELDVNVYSRKVDAQEIMDLFAKDKDLDDISGAITNIDSYVKGSFTRPQLTGVFDVEKISYQELTFSDCPGSFAINLTGKGKDSQLQGAVVFKSGQVVSRDQVFRIKESRIIFSPDYEKILFDFKGSTKVRDTEIDIAFSGNFSDPSLKLTSKPPKLESILAFMLVKGTYPQEAEELVLSEVSFKKAMAKDLLDYFLSGKSIRDIMQRLGLGDIPAVSESELENKQ; translated from the coding sequence ATGCTAGGAAATAGAATATTTCGATTGATTTTTGTTGTTATTATTGTGCTTATTTGCGTAGGTACAGCCTTAGTCTCATATTTTCTGTTTATCACATCCGGCTCAGCACTTCTTACCAAAATATTGCTTTCCCAGTATGTTGATTCAGAGAATGTCTCAATTGAAACAATTGAGGGCAATCTTGCCCAAGGTCTTAAGCTCAAAGATATCCAGCTAAAAGGATTTGCAGGACTGCCGGAAGAATCAGTTCTTAAGATTCAGCAGCTCAATGTTTCATTCCGACCTATTAAATTCGACACTTTAAATCTGGATATAGAGAATGCGAGATTGTATCTGCCTTATTCAGATCCAATAGTATTGTTTGCCAGCTATAAGAAGGTGGAGCTTGATGTAAACGTGTATTCGCGCAAGGTTGATGCGCAGGAGATTATGGATCTATTTGCCAAGGATAAGGATTTGGATGATATATCCGGGGCAATAACTAATATTGATAGTTATGTAAAAGGCTCTTTTACTAGGCCGCAGTTAACAGGGGTATTTGATGTAGAGAAGATTTCCTACCAGGAGTTGACGTTTTCTGATTGTCCGGGTTCGTTTGCTATCAATTTAACAGGTAAGGGTAAGGATTCCCAGTTACAGGGGGCAGTAGTTTTTAAAAGTGGCCAGGTTGTAAGTCGGGATCAGGTATTTCGAATAAAGGAGAGCAGGATTATATTTTCCCCTGATTATGAAAAAATCCTTTTTGATTTTAAAGGTTCAACCAAAGTCAGGGATACAGAGATTGACATAGCCTTTAGTGGCAATTTTTCTGATCCTAGTCTGAAGTTAACATCCAAACCCCCTAAACTTGAAAGTATACTTGCCTTTATGCTAGTTAAAGGCACTTATCCTCAAGAAGCAGAAGAGCTGGTACTTAGCGAGGTAAGTTTTAAGAAGGCAATGGCTAAAGATTTATTGGATTATTTCTTATCTGGTAAAAGTATTAGAGATATAATGCAACGTCTAGGTCTAGGCGATATTCCTGCCGTTAGCGAATCAGAGTTAGAAAATAAGCAATGA
- a CDS encoding ExsB family transcriptional regulator, with amino-acid sequence MKSAEFTVKEIKLEDLSPQKFIEEKAQEISIAVKDDVAINALSGGVDSSVVTMLGHKALGKRLKTYFIENGIMREGEAERIANIFKELGVKVEIFDARKEFFSALKGLTDPEEKREAITQTFYKKVFGDLVRNSGSKYLLQGTNYTDVEETIAGIKRQHNILEQLGIDTQASFGYKVLEPIIELRKSGVREIAKAVGLPEEIHNRPPFPGPALAARVIGEVNPERTETVRKATTIVEQELSSTKAFQYLAILHQDRVTGIRDGKRDFGLQIEVRCWESKDALKGTPTRLSFDILEKLSKRITTEVPGVVSVTYNITTKPPSTIEAI; translated from the coding sequence ATGAAGTCCGCTGAGTTTACTGTCAAAGAGATAAAACTAGAAGATCTAAGCCCACAAAAATTTATAGAAGAAAAGGCTCAAGAGATTTCCATTGCAGTTAAAGATGACGTTGCTATTAATGCCCTTTCTGGTGGAGTAGATTCCTCTGTAGTTACCATGTTAGGACATAAGGCCTTAGGGAAAAGATTAAAGACCTATTTTATTGAGAATGGCATTATGAGAGAAGGTGAGGCAGAAAGGATTGCAAATATCTTTAAAGAATTAGGAGTTAAGGTAGAGATTTTTGATGCAAGAAAAGAGTTCTTTTCTGCTCTTAAAGGCCTAACAGACCCAGAAGAAAAAAGAGAGGCAATTACACAGACCTTTTACAAAAAGGTATTTGGTGATTTAGTAAGAAACAGTGGTTCAAAATATCTCTTGCAAGGCACAAATTACACTGATGTAGAAGAGACAATTGCTGGAATAAAACGCCAGCATAATATCCTAGAACAACTTGGAATTGATACTCAGGCAAGCTTTGGCTATAAAGTCCTAGAGCCAATTATTGAACTTAGAAAATCTGGAGTAAGAGAGATTGCCAAAGCAGTAGGTCTGCCTGAGGAGATTCATAATCGGCCACCATTTCCCGGACCAGCATTAGCAGCAAGGGTTATAGGCGAGGTAAACCCAGAACGTACTGAAACCGTTAGAAAAGCAACTACCATTGTTGAACAAGAGTTATCTTCAACAAAGGCATTCCAATACCTGGCAATACTACACCAAGACAGAGTCACTGGCATAAGAGATGGAAAACGTGATTTTGGTCTTCAGATTGAAGTAAGATGTTGGGAAAGCAAAGATGCCTTAAAAGGCACTCCTACCAGACTTTCCTTTGATATTCTAGAAAAACTCTCAAAAAGAATAACTACGGAAGTTCCAGGAGTAGTAAGCGTTACCTATAATATAACCACTAAGCCGCCGTCTACGATTGAGGCAATATAG
- a CDS encoding glutamine synthetase beta-grasp domain-containing protein, whose product MEEYLSPTQAAKILGISRQAVIERIKSGTLFAEKVGSRYIIAKDQVLLEDPSAKREPISIDIPSLGKKNRKQGIKDIIEKIHKDNIRTIQLWFVDILGILKCVSITKGELKDALEHGKGFDGSSVTGFAEAQESDIIAMPDVTTFKVLPWTIETGPIARIFCDILSPDQSPYVGDTRYVLRKATARAGKLGLTFYIGPEVEYFYFKSNKSPQIIDEGSYFELIPNDLANTLRNKTVRVLEEMGITMEATHHEVAPSQHEIDPKYTNALTAADNVITIKYVVKEIAQQSGVYATFMPKPLFGVNGSGMHVHQSLFRGDKNTFFDKRDKYHLSSIAKGFIAGQLKHAREICSLTAQWVNSYKRLVAGYEAPVYASWAQRNRTALLRVPLYRPGNEKATRIELRCPDPACNPYLAFSVMLAAGLEGVEKKYPLPPAVEPNIYHMAMEEREKRGLTSLPGNLFEAIMETEKSEFIKEILGEHILSRFLFNKKKEWEDYRIQITQHEIKKYLPLL is encoded by the coding sequence ATGGAAGAATATTTAAGTCCAACCCAGGCAGCCAAGATCTTAGGCATTTCCAGGCAGGCAGTTATTGAACGTATTAAAAGTGGTACTCTATTTGCAGAAAAGGTAGGCAGTAGATATATCATAGCTAAAGACCAAGTGCTTTTAGAGGACCCCTCAGCAAAAAGAGAACCTATCAGCATAGATATCCCCTCTCTTGGCAAAAAGAACAGGAAACAAGGAATAAAGGATATAATAGAAAAAATCCATAAAGATAATATTAGGACTATCCAGCTCTGGTTTGTGGATATCTTAGGTATTTTAAAGTGTGTGTCTATTACCAAAGGTGAATTAAAGGATGCCTTAGAACATGGTAAGGGTTTTGATGGCTCTTCAGTCACTGGGTTTGCTGAGGCACAAGAGTCTGATATTATTGCTATGCCAGATGTAACTACGTTTAAGGTGCTTCCCTGGACAATTGAGACTGGGCCTATTGCCAGGATATTCTGTGATATATTAAGTCCGGATCAGAGTCCTTATGTGGGTGATACAAGGTATGTCTTAAGGAAGGCCACGGCCCGAGCAGGTAAGTTAGGTCTTACATTTTATATAGGGCCTGAGGTTGAATACTTTTATTTTAAATCCAACAAGAGCCCCCAGATTATTGATGAAGGTTCTTATTTTGAGTTAATTCCAAATGATTTAGCAAACACCTTAAGAAACAAAACAGTTCGAGTCTTAGAGGAAATGGGCATAACTATGGAAGCAACCCATCATGAGGTTGCCCCTAGCCAGCATGAAATAGATCCTAAGTATACAAATGCCTTAACTGCAGCAGATAACGTAATCACCATAAAATACGTAGTCAAAGAGATTGCACAGCAAAGCGGGGTTTATGCTACTTTTATGCCCAAGCCTCTGTTTGGTGTAAATGGTTCTGGCATGCATGTTCACCAATCTTTGTTTCGGGGTGATAAGAATACTTTCTTTGATAAGAGAGATAAATACCACCTCTCTTCTATTGCCAAAGGGTTTATTGCCGGACAGCTTAAACATGCTAGGGAAATCTGTTCTTTAACCGCACAATGGGTAAATTCATATAAACGGCTGGTAGCAGGCTATGAGGCTCCGGTTTATGCCTCTTGGGCTCAGAGAAACAGAACTGCACTTCTGCGGGTTCCCTTATACCGACCCGGAAACGAAAAGGCAACTCGGATAGAATTAAGGTGTCCTGATCCAGCCTGCAACCCATATCTTGCCTTTTCAGTAATGCTTGCAGCAGGATTAGAAGGAGTTGAGAAAAAATACCCTCTACCTCCTGCGGTTGAGCCTAACATCTACCATATGGCTATGGAGGAACGGGAAAAAAGAGGCCTCACCTCTTTACCTGGAAACCTTTTTGAGGCAATTATGGAGACTGAAAAAAGCGAGTTTATTAAAGAGATCCTGGGTGAGCATATCCTTTCTCGATTCTTGTTTAATAAGAAAAAGGAATGGGAAGATTATCGTATTCAGATTACCCAGCATGAAATCAAAAAATACCTACCCCTACTCTAA
- the carB gene encoding carbamoyl-phosphate synthase large subunit — MPRRKDIKKVLIIGSGPIIIGQACEFDYSGTQACKALKEEGFEVVLVNSNPATIMTDPGTADKTYIEPLTVETLEKIIAKERPDGLLSNLGGQTGLNLSLSLYKAGILKKYGVEIIGVKADAIERGEDRLAFKETMAKLGLEVPRSKVSTSVEEAEKIAEGLKYPVVLRPAYTLGGTGGGIAYNVEELRIVVARGLAASIVGQVLVEESVIGWEELELEVVRDQKNQKITVCFIENIDAMGIHTGDSFCAAPMLTVPEKLQKRMQEFSYRIVDAIGVVGGTNIQFAHNLEDDRLVVIEINPRTSRSSALASKATGFPIARISTKLAVGLTMDEIPYWRKGTLEKYEPWGDYVVIKFARWAFEKFAGAKDVLGTQMKAVGEVMSIAKNFKEAFQKAIRSLEIKRYGLGYAKDFNSLSLERLKEKLAQPSSERVFLMYEALRKGMSVEELYSLTFIGRWFISQMKELVEFEEKLLKYSWKDLPDQELAKAKEWGFSDKYLGQLFQVKEAEVRQKRIAIGKVACFEPVPVSGVENAAYYYSTFNAKDTVPVSSNKKVMILGGGPNRIGQGIEFDYTCVHAAFALRDEGYESIMVNCNPETVSTDYDTSNKLYFEPLTVEDVLTIYEKEKPIGAIVQFGGQTPLNIAQELKDNGVNILGTTPENINLAEDRERFRERMINLGIPQPESGTARSLEEAINIAKRIGFPLMVRPSYVLGGRGMEIVYDEYMLKRYAQEAINVSPEHPMLIDRFLEHAIEVEVDALSDGKDSFIAGIMEHIEPAGVHSGDSACAIPTKTIKTKHLKDIEKYTAAIAKELKVVGLMNIQYAICNEEVYILEANPRASRTVPLVSKITAIPIARIATQLMLGKRIKEFPELKKKKIPYVGVKEAVFPFNMFPEVDPVLGPEMRATGEVMGIADSFGLAFYKAEEASGTKLPLKGNILLTVADKDKKYLVPIAKEMKQLGFNIYATGGTGEFLNKKGIENKVIRKLHEGRPNISDAIKNKEINLIVNTPIGRSSKFDDSYIRIMAVRHKIPYITSIAAAQASIEGIKAVSSSESLPKALQDYHKEIG, encoded by the coding sequence ATGCCAAGACGCAAAGATATCAAAAAAGTGCTAATTATTGGTTCAGGTCCGATTATTATTGGTCAGGCCTGTGAGTTTGATTATTCTGGTACCCAGGCCTGTAAGGCCTTGAAGGAAGAAGGCTTTGAGGTGGTATTGGTTAATTCAAATCCGGCTACGATTATGACTGATCCAGGTACGGCTGATAAGACTTATATTGAGCCTTTAACAGTTGAGACCTTGGAGAAGATTATTGCAAAGGAAAGGCCAGATGGGCTCTTGTCTAATTTAGGAGGCCAGACTGGTTTGAATCTTTCTTTAAGTCTGTATAAAGCAGGCATCTTGAAGAAATACGGTGTTGAGATTATAGGGGTTAAGGCAGATGCTATTGAAAGAGGTGAAGACCGTCTTGCATTTAAAGAGACAATGGCAAAGCTAGGTTTAGAGGTTCCTCGTTCAAAGGTTTCTACATCAGTAGAAGAGGCTGAAAAAATCGCAGAAGGGCTTAAATATCCGGTTGTCTTGCGTCCTGCCTATACCTTAGGCGGTACTGGTGGTGGCATAGCCTATAATGTAGAAGAGTTAAGAATCGTTGTAGCCCGGGGTCTGGCTGCAAGCATAGTAGGACAGGTTTTAGTTGAGGAGTCGGTTATAGGATGGGAAGAGTTAGAGCTTGAGGTAGTTAGAGATCAAAAGAATCAGAAGATTACTGTTTGCTTTATTGAGAATATTGATGCTATGGGAATACACACTGGAGATAGTTTCTGCGCTGCTCCCATGCTTACTGTGCCTGAGAAATTGCAGAAACGTATGCAGGAATTTTCCTATAGAATTGTGGATGCAATTGGAGTAGTAGGAGGCACCAATATCCAGTTTGCCCATAATTTAGAAGATGACCGGTTGGTAGTGATAGAGATTAATCCTAGGACCTCTCGTTCTTCTGCCCTTGCCTCTAAGGCTACTGGTTTTCCCATTGCCAGAATCTCTACCAAATTGGCAGTAGGTTTGACTATGGATGAGATTCCTTATTGGCGAAAAGGCACATTGGAAAAATATGAACCCTGGGGAGATTATGTGGTTATTAAGTTTGCCCGCTGGGCCTTTGAGAAATTCGCTGGGGCTAAGGATGTATTAGGAACCCAGATGAAGGCAGTGGGTGAGGTAATGAGTATTGCCAAAAACTTTAAAGAGGCCTTTCAAAAAGCAATTCGTTCTTTGGAAATAAAAAGATATGGCTTAGGTTATGCCAAAGACTTTAATAGTCTTTCCTTAGAGAGACTAAAGGAGAAACTAGCCCAACCTTCTAGTGAGCGTGTTTTTCTTATGTATGAGGCCTTACGTAAAGGCATGAGCGTAGAAGAGCTCTATTCCTTAACTTTTATCGGACGCTGGTTTATTAGCCAAATGAAGGAGCTAGTAGAGTTTGAAGAGAAGTTGCTTAAATACTCTTGGAAAGACCTGCCGGATCAAGAGTTGGCCAAGGCCAAGGAATGGGGTTTTTCTGATAAATATCTAGGTCAACTTTTTCAAGTAAAGGAGGCAGAGGTAAGGCAGAAGAGAATTGCGATTGGAAAAGTAGCTTGCTTTGAGCCGGTTCCGGTTAGCGGGGTAGAAAACGCAGCTTATTATTATTCTACTTTTAATGCCAAAGACACAGTACCTGTTTCTAGTAATAAGAAGGTAATGATTTTAGGCGGTGGGCCGAATAGAATCGGACAGGGTATTGAATTTGATTATACTTGTGTACATGCAGCCTTTGCCCTGCGCGATGAAGGCTATGAATCAATTATGGTCAATTGTAATCCAGAGACAGTATCTACTGATTATGATACTTCTAACAAGCTCTATTTTGAGCCTTTGACTGTTGAGGATGTCTTGACAATCTATGAGAAAGAAAAACCCATAGGAGCTATTGTCCAGTTTGGAGGCCAGACTCCTTTAAATATTGCCCAAGAATTAAAAGACAATGGAGTAAACATATTAGGCACTACTCCTGAGAATATAAACCTGGCAGAGGATAGGGAACGCTTTAGAGAAAGGATGATAAACCTAGGCATTCCCCAGCCGGAAAGTGGCACAGCACGTTCCTTAGAAGAGGCCATTAATATTGCCAAGAGAATAGGTTTTCCTCTTATGGTGCGGCCATCCTATGTACTAGGTGGTAGGGGTATGGAGATTGTCTACGATGAATATATGCTCAAGCGTTATGCCCAGGAAGCAATTAATGTTAGTCCAGAACACCCCATGCTTATTGACCGATTCCTAGAGCATGCTATTGAGGTAGAGGTTGATGCACTTTCAGATGGCAAGGATAGCTTTATTGCTGGAATCATGGAGCATATAGAGCCAGCTGGAGTGCATTCTGGAGATTCTGCCTGTGCTATTCCTACAAAGACTATAAAGACAAAACACCTTAAGGATATAGAGAAATACACAGCTGCTATTGCAAAAGAACTTAAGGTTGTGGGTCTAATGAATATTCAGTATGCAATCTGCAATGAAGAGGTTTATATCTTGGAGGCTAATCCGCGTGCAAGCCGAACTGTACCTTTAGTTTCTAAGATAACCGCTATTCCTATAGCTCGTATAGCAACTCAATTAATGTTAGGCAAGCGCATTAAGGAATTTCCTGAATTAAAGAAGAAAAAGATTCCTTATGTAGGGGTTAAAGAGGCGGTCTTTCCGTTTAATATGTTTCCAGAAGTAGATCCAGTATTAGGTCCGGAAATGAGAGCTACTGGAGAGGTTATGGGAATCGCTGACAGCTTTGGGCTTGCTTTTTACAAGGCAGAGGAAGCCAGCGGGACCAAGCTTCCCTTAAAAGGTAACATCCTGTTAACCGTAGCTGATAAGGATAAGAAGTACTTAGTGCCTATTGCTAAAGAGATGAAGCAGCTAGGTTTTAATATCTATGCTACAGGAGGAACCGGTGAATTCCTGAATAAGAAGGGAATAGAGAATAAGGTAATAAGAAAATTGCATGAGGGCAGACCGAATATTTCCGATGCAATAAAGAACAAAGAGATTAATCTTATTGTTAATACCCCTATTGGTCGTAGCTCAAAATTCGATGATAGCTACATCCGCATAATGGCAGTGCGGCATAAGATTCCATACATTACCTCAATAGCCGCTGCCCAGGCAAGTATTGAAGGTATTAAAGCAGTGAGTAGTTCTGAGTCTTTACCAAAGGCGCTTCAGGATTATCATAAGGAAATAGGCTAG
- a CDS encoding nicotinate phosphoribosyltransferase yields the protein MVKWQYGRRLKPSVFDIPVAKIKSGWYSDKYFVRTKKILERDNNHVKVLMQVFCRKNAVVCGLDEAIAILKLCADRPSQLKIKALYDGDEVKKGETVMTIEGDYSTFAHLETVYLGVIARPTAVATAVKKVVKAASGKKVLFFPARFDHYRMQTADGYAAFISGALGVSTDAQGLWWGEKGLGTVPHGLIAAYNGDTVKAAVSFDKYMPKNIQRIVLVDFNNDCIATSLKVAEALGSRLWGVRFDTALDVKDKSVKGKSRDSYGVCPELVFKARKALDKCGYNYVKIIISSGFDEDKIKRFLQLGVPFDAVGVGSALLKERIDFTADIVKVAGKPCHKVGRKYRPNPRLKLVN from the coding sequence ATGGTCAAGTGGCAGTATGGAAGGCGTCTTAAACCATCGGTTTTCGACATACCAGTTGCCAAGATAAAGAGCGGCTGGTATTCTGATAAATATTTTGTGCGCACAAAAAAGATATTAGAGCGTGATAATAATCATGTAAAGGTCTTGATGCAGGTATTCTGCAGAAAAAATGCTGTTGTCTGTGGTCTGGATGAGGCAATTGCTATCCTTAAGCTCTGTGCAGACCGGCCAAGCCAGTTAAAGATCAAGGCCCTCTATGATGGCGATGAGGTAAAAAAGGGCGAGACTGTCATGACTATTGAGGGTGATTACAGTACCTTTGCGCACTTAGAGACTGTATATTTGGGAGTTATTGCTCGGCCTACAGCTGTAGCTACTGCAGTCAAGAAGGTGGTTAAGGCAGCTAGCGGCAAAAAGGTATTGTTTTTTCCTGCCCGTTTTGACCATTACAGAATGCAGACTGCTGACGGCTATGCTGCATTTATATCCGGTGCCTTAGGGGTTTCTACTGATGCCCAAGGATTGTGGTGGGGTGAGAAAGGCCTAGGTACAGTTCCTCACGGACTTATTGCTGCATATAATGGCGATACAGTAAAGGCAGCAGTCAGCTTTGATAAATATATGCCTAAAAACATTCAACGTATTGTCCTTGTTGATTTTAATAATGATTGTATAGCTACATCTTTAAAGGTGGCAGAGGCGTTGGGCAGCAGACTATGGGGAGTCCGGTTTGATACTGCTTTAGATGTAAAGGATAAGTCAGTTAAAGGCAAGAGTAGAGATTCTTATGGGGTTTGTCCTGAACTTGTATTTAAGGCAAGGAAGGCTCTTGATAAATGCGGGTATAATTATGTAAAGATAATAATTTCAAGTGGATTTGATGAAGATAAGATAAAAAGATTCCTTCAGTTAGGCGTTCCTTTTGATGCTGTAGGTGTTGGCTCAGCATTATTGAAGGAAAGAATCGACTTTACAGCAGACATTGTGAAGGTAGCAGGCAAGCCCTGCCATAAGGTGGGCAGAAAATATAGGCCTAATCCGCGTTTGAAATTAGTTAACTGA
- a CDS encoding isochorismatase family protein, which produces MKLKKALLIVDVQNDFCQGGALAVPEAEEIMPIVNKYIGIFLKSNLPIFASRDWHPEKTKHFKDFGGSWPRHCIANSQGAEFSPKLKLPKQAIIISKGMHPEKISYSGFQAEDSEGRDLSSLLKIFGIKELFCCGLATDYCVKHSVLDALGYKLKVNLLIDAIRGVDVKKGDSLRAIDEMTSRGANKLNLKDIVGMAY; this is translated from the coding sequence ATGAAACTAAAGAAAGCACTTCTGATAGTAGATGTTCAGAATGACTTCTGCCAAGGTGGCGCTTTAGCTGTACCTGAGGCAGAAGAGATTATGCCGATTGTAAATAAGTATATAGGCATTTTTTTGAAATCTAACCTGCCTATCTTTGCATCCAGAGATTGGCATCCAGAAAAAACTAAACATTTTAAAGATTTTGGAGGTTCCTGGCCCAGGCATTGCATTGCCAATAGTCAGGGTGCAGAATTCAGTCCAAAATTGAAATTGCCAAAACAGGCAATAATCATATCTAAAGGTATGCATCCGGAAAAGATAAGTTATTCTGGTTTTCAGGCAGAGGATTCTGAAGGAAGGGATTTGTCTAGCTTATTAAAGATCTTTGGCATAAAAGAGCTCTTCTGCTGTGGCCTTGCTACTGATTATTGCGTGAAACATTCGGTTCTGGATGCCTTAGGCTATAAATTAAAAGTTAATTTGCTTATAGATGCAATTCGTGGTGTGGATGTTAAAAAGGGCGATTCACTTAGGGCTATAGATGAGATGACATCGCGTGGTGCAAATAAACTCAACCTTAAAGATATTGTTGGCATGGCCTACTAA
- a CDS encoding DUF1846 domain-containing protein, with translation MKTKPGFDNEKYLKEQTQAILKRVKKFDNKLYLEFGGKIIFDYHASRVLPGFDPNVKMKLLQKLKDKADIILCIYAGDIERRKVRADFGITYDVDAMKLIDDLRSWDIDVLAVVITRFDNQPAANIFKNKLERRGVKVYTHRFTKGYPTDVDLIVSDEGYGANEYIQTKNPLVIVTGPGPGSGKLATCLSQLYHDYRKGQKSGYAKFETFPIWNIPLKHPVNVAYEAATADLRDFNLVDPFHLEAYKKTVINYNRDVEIFPVLKRILEKITGTHSIYKSPTDMGVNCAGFGIVNDEMVKEAAKQEIIRRYFRYSCEYLVGFVDKETVDRVELLMEAVNVKQADRRVVASAREAAKQAQEKNKVNEGIFCGAAIELKDGLIVTGKNSSLMHATSSLILNAIKILADIPDKIHLLAPNIIESIVNLKENVLGAKTLSLDLEEVLIALSIGADTNPAAQFAMEKLKELQGCEVHITHMPSSGDETGLRRLGVNLTSDPNFSSNSLFMI, from the coding sequence GTGAAGACAAAACCAGGTTTTGATAATGAAAAATACCTAAAAGAGCAGACGCAGGCTATTCTAAAAAGGGTTAAGAAGTTTGACAATAAATTATATCTTGAGTTTGGCGGTAAGATAATCTTTGACTATCATGCCTCAAGGGTATTGCCTGGCTTTGATCCTAATGTAAAGATGAAGCTCTTACAGAAGCTAAAAGATAAGGCAGATATTATACTCTGTATTTATGCCGGCGATATCGAAAGAAGAAAGGTAAGAGCAGATTTTGGCATTACCTATGATGTTGATGCCATGAAGCTTATTGATGATTTAAGAAGCTGGGATATTGATGTCTTAGCTGTGGTGATAACCAGATTCGATAACCAGCCAGCAGCAAATATATTTAAGAATAAGTTGGAACGCAGAGGTGTAAAGGTATATACGCATCGTTTTACCAAAGGTTATCCTACGGATGTGGATTTAATAGTTAGTGATGAGGGTTATGGAGCAAACGAATATATCCAAACCAAGAATCCACTTGTTATAGTTACTGGTCCTGGACCAGGCAGTGGTAAATTAGCTACTTGTCTTTCCCAGTTATACCATGATTATAGAAAAGGCCAGAAGTCAGGATATGCTAAATTTGAGACCTTTCCTATTTGGAATATTCCCCTCAAGCATCCTGTAAACGTGGCATATGAGGCTGCGACAGCTGACTTAAGAGATTTTAATCTGGTAGATCCTTTTCATCTTGAGGCCTACAAAAAGACAGTAATTAACTATAACCGCGATGTAGAGATATTTCCTGTTCTTAAGAGGATATTAGAAAAAATCACCGGAACACATTCTATATATAAATCTCCTACTGATATGGGGGTAAATTGCGCTGGCTTTGGAATTGTTAATGATGAAATGGTAAAAGAGGCAGCAAAACAGGAGATAATACGAAGATATTTTAGATATTCCTGTGAATATCTAGTGGGTTTTGTGGATAAAGAGACAGTAGATAGGGTAGAGCTTCTTATGGAAGCAGTCAATGTTAAGCAAGCAGATAGAAGAGTGGTTGCTTCTGCAAGGGAGGCTGCTAAACAGGCTCAAGAGAAGAATAAAGTAAATGAAGGAATCTTCTGTGGCGCTGCCATAGAATTAAAGGATGGCTTAATAGTTACAGGAAAGAATTCTTCTCTTATGCATGCGACATCTAGTCTTATCCTGAATGCCATAAAGATCTTAGCTGATATCCCTGACAAGATACATTTGTTAGCACCTAATATAATAGAGTCAATAGTAAATTTGAAGGAGAATGTTTTAGGTGCCAAGACGCTAAGCCTGGATTTAGAAGAGGTATTGATTGCCTTAAGTATAGGCGCAGATACAAATCCTGCCGCGCAATTTGCTATGGAGAAATTAAAGGAGCTCCAAGGCTGTGAAGTGCACATAACTCATATGCCTAGCTCAGGTGATGAGACAGGATTGCGTAGACTAGGGGTTAATCTTACCAGCGATCCGAATTTTTCAAGCAATAGCTTGTTTATGATATAG